CCCTGGTGCAAGGCAAAGGTGCGATCGGCCGCCGCCAGCACCAACACCTCCGGGATCGCTTTCACGGCTGCCACAATAGCCTCCGCGCCCTCGGTGCTGGCCGCATCCACTGCCAAATCCCGGATGGTCTGTTGGCGATTTTGCTCCACGAGGGTGATATCGCCCAAGTTGCCCCCCGCATCCGCGATCGCCTGAATGACCTGGGACAGCATTCCCACCTGGTTTGGCAACTGAAGACGCAACGAAACACTGAAACTGGGATTTGGCGTTAGTTTAACCACGAACCGATCCTTCCCGAATAGCAGGTTAATGAGTTAGAAGCTGACAAGGCAGGGATAACTAAAGCTCTATAATCTACCACCCATGAGCCGTTGGCCTTGGTCGATCGGTCAGGAATTGCTGAAGATTTCCGAGCAAACCTGAGAGCATGTCTGAACAATCAAGACCCTTACCTTAGTAAGTCTCATTGCCTGTGGGTCTCATTAATCGACAAGAACAAGATACGCAACCCCCTTGCTACCCAGGACTACTAGCGCTTTGCAAGTACCCCAAGTTACTTCTCAGGCATCTGCTCAGGGAATTGACTGTCATTTAGCAAAATTAGTAACTCTGGAATGTTGATTTGAATCGCTTGCCAAAGAATCCATAGATCAACCTCTCGATATTCGTGAATAATTCGATTTCGCATTCCTCGAATTGCCGCAATCGAAATCTGGGAGTTTTGGGTGATGAAGCTATCTGAAAAGCGGTTCATTGCCTCGCTGAGAACTGTAATTTGGTAAAGAACCGAAGATTGCGTTTTACGATCTTGGAGGAAGGAATCCTCATCCAAGCCTTTTGTAAAATCCAGAATTTGTTGACAAGCATTGATTGCATCCAACCAATATTCTCGATCATGATTCATGGGGTTACGGTAACCGGATGATCAATCTTGATGATTAATTCGGTAAATAACTTGGGCAGTTCCTAAAATATTGTTACGCCGAATAGAATTATGACTTTTCTCAATGGCGCGTCGAGTCACCAAGTCCACGGGGCGGTTCTGAAAAAGCCTGCTAAATTCACATTCAATTGTGTATAGATCCAGCAGTGTAACCTTAGCGATCGGGGAAAAGCTAATTAATAAATCCACATCGCTATCATCCCGAAATTGATCGCCAAGAATTGATCCGAATAATGCAACTTCAGTGATCTGCCAATCATCACACAACAACATCAATTTTTGACAATCAACGGTGAGGCCTGGCTGAAGCGTAATTGAGCGACACAGAGGCTTCGCTCGATCGCACTCAACACCATCAAGGCAGTTGGTCATGGAGTGAGTCATGGCAGATCG
This Limnothrix sp. FACHB-406 DNA region includes the following protein-coding sequences:
- a CDS encoding DUF86 domain-containing protein; translated protein: MNHDREYWLDAINACQQILDFTKGLDEDSFLQDRKTQSSVLYQITVLSEAMNRFSDSFITQNSQISIAAIRGMRNRIIHEYREVDLWILWQAIQINIPELLILLNDSQFPEQMPEK
- a CDS encoding nucleotidyltransferase family protein codes for the protein MTHSMTNCLDGVECDRAKPLCRSITLQPGLTVDCQKLMLLCDDWQITEVALFGSILGDQFRDDSDVDLLISFSPIAKVTLLDLYTIECEFSRLFQNRPVDLVTRRAIEKSHNSIRRNNILGTAQVIYRINHQD